From Permianibacter aggregans, a single genomic window includes:
- the asd gene encoding archaetidylserine decarboxylase (Phosphatidylserine decarboxylase is synthesized as a single chain precursor. Generation of the pyruvoyl active site from a Ser is coupled to cleavage of a Gly-Ser bond between the larger (beta) and smaller (alpha chains). It is an integral membrane protein.) produces the protein MSEKLAVMPQYLMPKQLLTVLAGKLASKEAGATTTRAIRWFINRYQVNMSEALHEDPAHYRSFNEFFTRPLKDGARPISNNRWVCPVDGAISQCGPIEGEHIFQAKGHHYTATTLLGDDAKLAEQFRDGSFATLYLSPRDYHRIHMPAKGKLKLMRYVPGALFSVNPLTARQVPGLFARNERVVCVFEGETGPFVMVLVGATIVGSMATVWHGVVNPPRPGKIIDWHYDEQNVVLDKGVEMGRFLLGSTVVMLAPKGQWQLPDYWQNARAIRLGEAMSAD, from the coding sequence TTGTCTGAAAAATTGGCGGTAATGCCGCAGTATCTCATGCCGAAACAATTGTTGACGGTGCTGGCCGGCAAACTGGCCAGCAAAGAGGCCGGCGCCACCACCACCCGCGCCATCCGCTGGTTCATCAATCGCTACCAGGTCAACATGAGCGAAGCGCTGCATGAAGACCCGGCCCATTACCGTTCGTTCAACGAATTTTTCACCCGACCGTTGAAAGACGGCGCCCGCCCGATCAGCAATAACCGCTGGGTCTGCCCAGTTGATGGCGCCATCAGCCAATGCGGTCCGATTGAAGGCGAGCACATTTTTCAAGCCAAAGGCCATCACTACACGGCCACGACGCTACTGGGCGATGACGCCAAACTGGCCGAACAATTTCGTGACGGTAGCTTCGCGACGCTTTATTTAAGCCCGCGCGATTATCACCGCATTCATATGCCAGCCAAAGGCAAGCTGAAGCTGATGCGCTATGTGCCCGGTGCGTTGTTCTCGGTTAATCCGTTAACGGCGCGGCAAGTGCCGGGTTTGTTTGCGCGCAATGAGCGTGTCGTCTGCGTGTTCGAAGGCGAAACCGGGCCGTTCGTCATGGTGCTGGTGGGTGCCACGATTGTCGGCAGCATGGCCACCGTTTGGCATGGCGTGGTCAATCCGCCACGGCCAGGAAAAATCATCGACTGGCATTACGATGAGCAAAATGTTGTGCTCGACAAAGGCGTCGAGATGGGCCGCTTTCTGCTCGGTTCAACGGTCGTCATGCTGGCGCCAAAAGGCCAGTGGCAGTTACCGGATTATTGGCAAAATGCGCGCGCGATTCGCCTTGGCGAAGCGATGAGCGCGGACTGA
- a CDS encoding DedA family protein: MWQDLLNWAQGHTEWAVPVVFLFAFLESLIVVSLFVPGWLLLVGMGSLVGAGVLPFYPIVIAAYCGAVIGESLGFWVGARHAEWVRQAKFAEQHRALLDRSVTAFARYGPLALVLGRFIGPIRAVLPFVAGVMHYPWRRFLPINLLSGLAWAPAYLLPGMVVGASFNIPLKNLWPLAFHFALIVALVWALVRLLPGYRKSAAVVGGLILALVIVLPFTGYWGVFLQVLRQLNQVIHP; the protein is encoded by the coding sequence ATGTGGCAAGACCTATTGAACTGGGCGCAAGGGCATACCGAGTGGGCGGTGCCGGTGGTATTCCTGTTCGCGTTTCTGGAGTCGCTGATTGTCGTGTCGCTGTTTGTGCCCGGCTGGTTGCTCTTAGTCGGTATGGGGTCGCTGGTCGGGGCCGGGGTGTTGCCGTTCTATCCGATTGTCATCGCGGCCTATTGTGGCGCCGTCATAGGTGAATCGCTGGGCTTCTGGGTCGGCGCCCGTCATGCCGAGTGGGTGCGGCAGGCAAAATTTGCTGAGCAGCACCGGGCACTGCTCGATCGTTCGGTCACCGCCTTCGCCCGCTATGGTCCGCTGGCACTGGTTTTGGGGCGCTTTATCGGGCCGATCCGTGCGGTGCTGCCGTTTGTTGCCGGTGTCATGCACTACCCGTGGCGGCGCTTTCTGCCGATCAACCTGCTGTCGGGTCTGGCCTGGGCGCCGGCCTATCTGCTGCCGGGCATGGTCGTTGGTGCCTCATTCAATATACCGCTGAAAAACCTCTGGCCACTGGCGTTCCATTTCGCGCTGATCGTCGCGCTGGTTTGGGCGCTGGTGCGGCTGTTGCCGGGCTACCGGAAATCGGCTGCCGTGGTCGGCGGCCTGATTCTGGCGCTGGTCATCGTGCTGCCGTTCACCGGTTACTGGGGCGTGTTTTTGCAGGTGCTGCGCCAGTTGAATCAGGTGATTCATCCCTGA
- a CDS encoding bifunctional 3-deoxy-7-phosphoheptulonate synthase/chorismate mutase: protein MASKNPALGELREQISELDNELIQMLAKRQALAKAVAENKQGSDLPLRDIEREKHLLGQHVQKAQSLGLNPRFVTRVFHTVIEESLRTQRHTLQPPLKAARVAVLGGEGSYSAEAAKACFADSEHQLVAGQQFADVVRLLRQGEVDYAVLPIENSITGAISPVYDLLRDGDLYIVGEHYLPVRHTLLAKPGATIAGIRRVLGHPQALAQCEHFLQENRLPLRYCDSTSEALKTVAGSDEALAVIAGEEAGAKLGLTVLADKIANAADVETRFIVLARQLQSVAKAVQAKSSLLFCTWQRPGALVDVLQVFRDRGINLTRIESRPMQGEPWQVMFFVDAEGNVESETFVDALQAIARCTRLVKVLGCYPSERLPPAQVPVAVLAQSEQQDTAAAPAPVSAPVKSNKAWKLASRAHKPEDTVIEVGGASIGGNGFIVMAGPCSVESEQQIEQCAEWTARHGASVLRGGCFKPRTSPYAFQGLGLPGLDLMKAAGSRHGLPIITEVMAPEQVDAVAQQADILQIGARNMQNFSLLKAVGQCHRPVMLKRGLMNSVDELLQAAEYILAGGNQQVMLCERGIRTFETATRNTLDLSAVPVLRALTHLPIIVDPSHAAGRRDLVEPLSLAAKAVGAHGIIVEFHPEPEKALSDGPQALYFEQFANMMRKLHA from the coding sequence ATGGCAAGCAAGAACCCGGCGCTCGGCGAGCTGCGTGAGCAGATCAGCGAGCTGGATAATGAACTGATTCAGATGCTGGCCAAGCGCCAGGCGCTGGCAAAAGCGGTGGCCGAAAACAAGCAAGGCTCGGATTTGCCGCTACGCGATATCGAGCGCGAAAAACACCTGCTCGGCCAACATGTGCAAAAGGCCCAGAGCCTTGGCTTGAATCCGCGCTTTGTCACTCGGGTGTTCCATACCGTGATCGAAGAATCGCTGCGCACCCAGCGCCACACCTTGCAGCCACCATTGAAAGCCGCGCGCGTGGCCGTGCTCGGCGGCGAAGGCTCGTACAGCGCGGAAGCGGCGAAAGCCTGCTTTGCCGACAGCGAGCATCAATTGGTCGCCGGTCAGCAGTTTGCCGATGTCGTGCGCCTGCTGCGTCAGGGGGAAGTCGATTACGCCGTGTTGCCGATCGAGAACAGCATCACCGGCGCCATCAGTCCGGTCTATGACCTGCTGCGTGATGGCGATTTGTACATCGTCGGCGAACATTACCTGCCGGTGCGTCATACGCTGTTGGCCAAACCCGGCGCCACGATAGCCGGTATTCGCCGGGTGCTGGGTCACCCGCAGGCGCTGGCCCAGTGCGAGCACTTCCTGCAGGAAAATCGTTTACCGCTGCGCTACTGCGACAGCACCTCCGAGGCGCTGAAAACCGTTGCCGGCAGCGATGAGGCCTTGGCCGTTATTGCCGGTGAAGAAGCGGGCGCCAAGCTCGGGCTTACCGTGCTCGCCGACAAGATCGCCAACGCCGCCGATGTCGAAACCCGTTTCATCGTGCTGGCCCGGCAGCTGCAATCGGTGGCGAAAGCGGTGCAGGCGAAAAGTTCGTTACTGTTCTGCACTTGGCAGCGCCCCGGTGCGCTCGTTGATGTCTTGCAAGTGTTCCGCGATCGCGGCATCAACCTGACTCGCATCGAATCGCGCCCGATGCAGGGCGAGCCCTGGCAGGTGATGTTCTTCGTCGATGCCGAAGGCAATGTCGAAAGCGAAACCTTTGTTGATGCATTGCAGGCGATTGCCCGCTGCACCCGCCTGGTGAAAGTGCTCGGCTGCTACCCGAGCGAGCGGTTGCCGCCGGCGCAGGTGCCGGTGGCAGTGCTGGCACAATCAGAGCAGCAGGACACCGCCGCAGCACCGGCGCCGGTCAGCGCACCGGTTAAATCCAACAAAGCATGGAAGCTCGCCAGTCGCGCGCACAAACCGGAAGACACCGTCATTGAGGTCGGCGGTGCCAGCATCGGCGGCAACGGCTTTATTGTCATGGCCGGGCCGTGCTCGGTGGAATCGGAACAACAAATCGAGCAATGCGCCGAGTGGACGGCACGTCACGGCGCCAGTGTATTGCGCGGAGGCTGCTTCAAACCGCGCACCTCGCCGTATGCGTTTCAGGGTTTGGGGCTGCCGGGTCTGGATTTGATGAAAGCGGCAGGTAGCCGTCATGGTCTGCCGATCATCACCGAAGTGATGGCGCCGGAGCAGGTCGATGCCGTGGCGCAACAAGCCGATATTCTGCAAATCGGCGCCCGCAACATGCAGAATTTTTCGCTATTGAAAGCGGTAGGCCAATGCCATCGGCCGGTGATGTTGAAGCGCGGTTTGATGAACTCGGTTGATGAATTGCTGCAAGCAGCCGAATACATTCTGGCCGGTGGCAATCAGCAAGTGATGCTCTGTGAACGCGGTATTCGCACGTTCGAAACGGCGACCCGCAACACACTCGACTTGAGTGCGGTGCCGGTGCTGCGGGCGCTGACGCATTTGCCGATCATCGTTGATCCGTCACATGCCGCTGGCCGTCGCGATTTGGTCGAGCCGTTATCGCTGGCGGCAAAAGCCGTTGGTGCCCACGGCATCATTGTCGAATTCCATCCGGAACCGGAGAAAGCGCTGTCTGATGGTCCACAGGCGCTTTATTTCGAACAGTTCGCCAACATGATGCGCAAGTTGCACGCCTGA
- a CDS encoding DUF1853 family protein: MEQRIRQQIIWAFNSPPLLAASHFSSLVDQSLLELPESAVEALDAAESLEHLIRQNEIPTRLGKFFEQLISAGLRCHPRWRERLSNLPIQDDERTVGEIDLIVEQLPSARIEHWEVAVKFYLGLDQLDNPTYWFGPRLTDRLAIKLNKLFHHQLPLARWAQKEGKLPSDLATIAESKALVKGRLFYPLDQLQRTARFANAEHERGVWASASQWRAWLFSHPDARITALRKHDWLLPSLAEQAGEDFKSWLLEQGESISEPQAFYLRSPALTQMIFVVPDSWPDAARDKAADSDE; this comes from the coding sequence ATGGAACAACGCATCCGGCAACAAATCATCTGGGCGTTCAATAGTCCACCGTTGCTGGCCGCCTCACATTTTTCCTCACTGGTTGATCAATCCTTGCTGGAGCTGCCGGAGTCGGCGGTGGAAGCGCTGGATGCGGCCGAATCACTGGAGCACTTGATTCGACAGAACGAGATCCCAACCCGACTCGGTAAATTTTTTGAGCAGCTGATCAGCGCTGGTTTGCGTTGTCACCCGCGCTGGCGCGAACGGCTCAGTAATTTGCCGATTCAGGATGATGAGCGCACCGTCGGTGAAATCGATTTGATTGTTGAGCAACTGCCCAGCGCGCGTATCGAACACTGGGAAGTTGCCGTCAAGTTTTACCTCGGGCTCGATCAGCTCGATAACCCTACCTATTGGTTTGGTCCGCGTCTGACGGATCGCCTGGCGATCAAATTGAACAAATTGTTTCATCATCAATTGCCACTGGCTCGCTGGGCGCAAAAAGAAGGCAAGTTGCCGTCGGATTTGGCCACCATCGCCGAGAGCAAGGCGCTGGTCAAAGGCCGCTTGTTCTATCCGCTCGATCAACTGCAGCGAACAGCACGCTTTGCCAACGCCGAACACGAGCGCGGCGTTTGGGCCAGCGCCTCGCAATGGCGGGCCTGGCTCTTTTCCCATCCGGATGCCCGCATCACCGCGCTGCGCAAACATGATTGGTTATTGCCGAGCCTGGCTGAGCAGGCGGGCGAGGATTTCAAAAGCTGGTTGCTTGAGCAAGGCGAAAGCATCAGCGAGCCGCAGGCGTTTTATTTGCGCTCGCCAGCGCTGACGCAGATGATTTTTGTTGTGCCGGATTCCTGGCCGGATGCAGCGCGCGACAAAGCGGCCGATAGTGACGAGTGA
- a CDS encoding hybrid sensor histidine kinase/response regulator — protein sequence MKFRLPAFNAHRSFYCAYVSLLSLLSYLLAIHIPHSVPYLLGNMGYLVLLRRLGWFWSLPPLLLAIWLLDDHGLHVLCVTEWLLTGYFDRHRRWSPIKATLAIWSLLLPVLIWYAWPSLQLDIVNGLLIMLVLLITGIGNRFGTEMSLAVSQNPTQQAQTSLREQLAGRVAVFAAAPMAILLTLALHMLISLDLNALQRQLGHYRMQLQQQLQYTLKNLTDALELSAAQLSNYRQQPAAAEQVLHQLQLHQPALTHIRWRHPDNQRGAEVGSELPRLLLDDFPQPISGTRIGNLQHHIDHDGNWHSRIPITTLMPASGPLYAELDSERLRYQLSRLSPPAHMQTRLLDAEGNTLLHVVGEHSDTASIPENLHNGRTWHINSLLVPDHQLPLNRHNNALLDQMPLAAPDWQLLVAQDLSSTQRRFNLYTLLAAGTSMLLIWLIHLAALRFMHGYTAPLHALVRRVRQIDFQHHGSLSPISLRANALELQELIDDFNRMLTRLTTMHQELSWAIAEKTLLNRDLEWRVQERTAELQQEKTRAEQLAQIKARFLATMSHELRTPLSAIIGFSEQLQKLETTPETQRLVDTVLRNAEFLLALVNDILDTAKLESGKMKLEQISFSLLQLTEEVVHSLQPRAQEKSLSLRSQYQWPLPAMLIGDPLRIRQILFNLLGNALKFTHEGIIELRIECHEQRLQLIVSDTGIGISEAHLPNLFNAFSQSDSSTTRQFGGTGLGLHICQQLCEMMGGRIEVSSDLNCGSVFTVTLPLNLPSEVEWLSALPISTASATPETVAAVARVPTPIPRLRGHVLIADDVADLRLLLRAIIEPTGVRVSSAQNGREVLAQCAEQRFDLLILDMNMPEMDGMEATRQLRQQGFKQPIIALSADVQVSERAHFLDQGCDECLGKPVDRPQLYALMQRYLPAERTPRSAPELPAFLLPLKEKYRQRLPADREAMHTLMANQDWPALQRLLHQMKGSAGSFMMMELSTLAGHGESLLKQQQFDRLAETISELDRLLAEQIT from the coding sequence ATGAAATTTCGCCTTCCGGCATTCAATGCCCATCGATCGTTTTACTGCGCTTACGTCAGCCTGCTGTCGCTGCTCAGCTATTTGCTGGCGATTCACATTCCACACTCCGTGCCCTACTTGCTTGGCAACATGGGCTATCTCGTCTTACTACGTCGGCTCGGTTGGTTTTGGAGCCTGCCGCCACTCCTGCTGGCCATCTGGCTGCTTGATGATCACGGTTTGCATGTGCTCTGCGTAACGGAATGGTTGTTAACCGGCTATTTCGATCGGCATCGGCGCTGGTCGCCGATTAAAGCGACACTGGCGATATGGTCACTGCTGTTGCCCGTGTTGATTTGGTATGCCTGGCCAAGTTTACAACTGGATATCGTCAATGGGCTGTTGATCATGCTGGTGCTGCTGATTACGGGTATCGGCAATCGATTCGGCACCGAAATGTCGCTGGCCGTGTCGCAAAACCCGACCCAGCAAGCGCAAACTTCGCTGCGCGAACAACTGGCCGGTCGGGTAGCGGTTTTTGCAGCGGCACCGATGGCGATACTGCTGACGCTGGCGTTGCATATGTTGATATCGCTGGATCTGAATGCCTTGCAACGACAGCTCGGTCACTACCGTATGCAACTGCAACAACAACTGCAGTACACGCTGAAAAATCTGACTGACGCACTGGAGCTAAGCGCGGCACAATTGTCGAATTATCGGCAGCAGCCAGCAGCCGCCGAACAAGTATTGCACCAACTGCAACTGCATCAACCGGCGCTGACCCATATTCGTTGGCGCCACCCCGATAATCAACGCGGCGCCGAGGTCGGTAGCGAGCTGCCGCGACTGCTGCTCGATGATTTTCCGCAACCGATCTCCGGTACTCGCATCGGCAATCTCCAGCATCATATTGATCACGATGGAAACTGGCATAGTCGCATTCCAATCACGACGCTGATGCCGGCCAGCGGACCGCTTTATGCCGAACTCGACAGTGAACGTCTGCGTTACCAACTGAGCCGTTTATCACCGCCTGCGCACATGCAAACGCGTCTGCTCGACGCCGAAGGCAATACGCTGCTGCATGTTGTCGGCGAACATAGTGATACCGCATCCATACCGGAAAATCTGCATAACGGACGAACCTGGCACATCAACAGCTTGCTGGTACCCGATCATCAACTGCCATTGAATCGCCACAACAATGCCCTGCTCGATCAGATGCCGTTGGCTGCCCCGGATTGGCAGTTGCTGGTGGCGCAAGACTTGTCGTCCACACAGCGCCGTTTCAACCTCTACACGCTGCTCGCCGCTGGCACATCGATGTTGCTGATTTGGTTGATTCATCTGGCGGCCTTGCGATTTATGCACGGTTACACAGCGCCGCTGCATGCGCTGGTCAGGCGCGTACGTCAGATTGATTTTCAGCATCACGGTTCCCTGTCACCGATCAGCTTGCGCGCCAACGCGCTGGAGCTGCAGGAGTTGATCGATGACTTCAATCGAATGCTGACTCGACTGACGACGATGCATCAGGAGTTGTCCTGGGCTATCGCTGAAAAAACCCTGTTGAATCGCGATCTGGAGTGGCGCGTGCAAGAGCGCACGGCGGAATTGCAGCAGGAGAAAACCCGCGCTGAACAACTGGCGCAAATCAAGGCGCGCTTTCTGGCGACGATGAGTCATGAGCTGCGGACACCGCTGAGCGCAATCATCGGTTTCAGCGAGCAATTGCAAAAGCTCGAAACGACACCGGAAACACAACGACTGGTCGACACCGTACTGCGCAATGCCGAATTCCTGCTGGCACTGGTCAATGACATACTCGACACGGCCAAGCTGGAGTCCGGCAAGATGAAACTGGAGCAGATTTCATTTTCCTTGCTGCAATTGACTGAAGAAGTGGTGCACAGCCTGCAACCGCGTGCGCAGGAAAAATCGCTGTCGCTACGCAGTCAGTATCAATGGCCATTGCCGGCCATGCTGATCGGCGACCCGCTGCGAATTCGCCAGATTCTGTTCAACTTGCTTGGCAATGCGCTGAAATTCACTCACGAAGGCATCATCGAGTTGCGTATTGAATGTCACGAGCAACGCCTGCAATTGATTGTCAGCGATACCGGTATCGGTATCAGCGAAGCGCATCTACCGAACTTGTTCAATGCCTTTTCACAATCCGATTCCAGCACCACACGCCAGTTTGGCGGCACCGGCTTGGGCTTGCATATCTGCCAGCAGTTATGCGAGATGATGGGAGGCCGTATCGAAGTCAGCAGTGACTTGAATTGCGGTTCAGTGTTTACCGTTACGCTGCCATTGAATCTGCCATCGGAAGTCGAATGGTTATCGGCATTGCCAATCAGCACGGCGAGCGCGACGCCGGAAACCGTTGCCGCTGTCGCGCGAGTACCAACACCAATTCCGCGTTTGCGTGGCCATGTTTTGATTGCTGACGACGTCGCCGATCTGCGCCTGTTGTTGCGAGCCATTATCGAACCGACCGGTGTTCGGGTCAGCAGCGCACAAAATGGCCGTGAAGTATTGGCGCAATGCGCTGAGCAACGCTTTGATTTGTTGATTCTCGATATGAACATGCCGGAGATGGATGGTATGGAGGCTACCCGGCAATTACGCCAGCAGGGATTCAAGCAACCGATCATCGCGCTCAGTGCCGATGTGCAGGTATCCGAGCGCGCGCATTTTCTCGATCAGGGCTGCGATGAGTGCCTTGGTAAACCGGTTGACCGGCCACAGCTGTACGCGCTGATGCAGCGTTATCTGCCAGCCGAACGCACGCCGCGCTCAGCACCGGAGCTACCCGCTTTTTTGTTGCCGCTGAAAGAAAAGTACCGGCAGCGCTTGCCGGCTGATCGGGAAGCAATGCACACGCTGATGGCCAACCAGGACTGGCCGGCCTTGCAAAGGTTGCTGCATCAGATGAAAGGCTCTGCCGGCAGTTTCATGATGATGGAGTTAAGCACGCTGGCCGGTCACGGTGAAAGCTTGCTGAAACAGCAGCAATTTGATCGCCTGGCTGAAACCATTAGCGAGTTGGATCGGCTGCTCGCCGAGCAAATCACTTAA
- a CDS encoding protein-glutamate methylesterase/protein-glutamine glutaminase — MTIKVMIVDDSAMTRRVLTELINAQGDMQVIAEAPDPYVARELIKQRNPDVLTLDIEMPRMHGLNFLKHLMHGHPMPVLMISSLTAERSEYALQALALGAVDYLHKPNALPNESLIEYGQRLAEKLRAAASANLKRISAHEAHTLPSGRGITPQVLAVGASTGGTEALASVLSPLNTSTPPVLIVQHMPAGFTKTFARRLDQLSALHVREAVDGEPLSPGVALLAPGGWHLRVRRQGGILQVALDEQAPRHHHRPSVDVLFESIASSCGSHAIGVLLTGMGKDGAQGMLAMHQQGALTIAQNQQSSVVFGMPKEAIALQAVDAVLPLLAIAPSLNSHFRWKT; from the coding sequence ATGACCATCAAAGTCATGATTGTCGATGACTCAGCGATGACGCGCCGGGTGCTGACCGAATTGATCAATGCCCAGGGCGATATGCAGGTGATTGCCGAAGCGCCCGACCCTTACGTTGCCCGCGAATTGATCAAACAGCGCAATCCCGATGTGCTGACGCTGGACATTGAAATGCCACGGATGCACGGCTTGAATTTTCTCAAGCATTTGATGCATGGCCATCCGATGCCGGTGCTGATGATTTCCTCACTAACCGCCGAACGTTCCGAATACGCCTTGCAGGCGCTGGCGCTGGGCGCCGTCGACTACCTGCACAAACCGAACGCGCTACCGAATGAGTCGCTCATCGAATATGGTCAACGTCTGGCCGAAAAGCTGCGCGCGGCGGCAAGCGCCAATCTGAAACGGATCAGTGCTCACGAAGCGCATACTTTACCGAGTGGTCGAGGCATTACCCCGCAAGTGTTGGCGGTCGGTGCGTCAACCGGAGGCACCGAAGCCCTGGCCTCGGTGCTGTCGCCACTCAATACCAGCACACCGCCAGTATTGATCGTTCAACATATGCCGGCCGGATTCACCAAAACCTTTGCTCGCCGATTGGACCAGTTAAGTGCCTTGCACGTGCGTGAAGCCGTTGATGGTGAACCGCTTTCTCCAGGCGTGGCCTTGCTGGCGCCGGGTGGATGGCATTTGCGTGTGCGTCGACAAGGCGGCATCTTGCAGGTGGCGCTTGATGAGCAAGCACCACGTCATCATCACCGGCCTTCCGTGGATGTGCTGTTCGAATCGATCGCATCGAGTTGTGGCAGTCATGCCATTGGCGTGCTGTTGACGGGCATGGGCAAGGATGGCGCTCAGGGGATGTTGGCGATGCATCAGCAAGGCGCGCTGACCATCGCGCAAAATCAACAAAGTTCGGTGGTGTTCGGCATGCCAAAAGAAGCCATTGCTTTACAGGCGGTTGATGCGGTGTTGCCGCTATTGGCCATTGCGCCGAGTTTGAACTCACATTTTCGCTGGAAGACGTAG
- the cheD gene encoding chemoreceptor glutamine deamidase CheD — MNDSRDQRLPPGQYYDPAFACEAAKILPGEYFATRRDMLIVTVLGSCVSACLHDSHQGIGGMNHFLLPGTPDSLPGSDASARYGVHAMELLLNQMMKLGAQKNRLVAKVFGGGNMLQKDPRGGVGTRNAEFVLSFLATENIPVVGQDLLADFPRKVYFFSATGRVLIKRLRRINNDTLLQRERDYIERLQHSRISGDVDLF; from the coding sequence ATGAATGACTCCCGCGATCAACGCTTGCCGCCCGGTCAATACTATGACCCGGCATTTGCCTGCGAAGCAGCAAAGATTTTACCCGGCGAGTATTTCGCCACCCGGCGTGACATGCTGATCGTTACCGTGCTCGGCTCCTGTGTTTCGGCTTGTCTGCATGACAGCCATCAAGGGATTGGCGGCATGAACCACTTTTTGCTGCCCGGCACACCGGACAGCCTGCCGGGTAGCGATGCCTCGGCGCGCTACGGTGTGCATGCGATGGAGTTGTTGCTGAACCAGATGATGAAACTCGGTGCGCAGAAAAATCGGCTGGTGGCAAAAGTATTTGGTGGCGGCAATATGCTGCAAAAAGATCCGCGCGGCGGCGTTGGCACCCGCAACGCCGAGTTTGTGTTGTCGTTTCTGGCCACTGAAAACATTCCGGTGGTCGGCCAGGATTTACTCGCCGACTTTCCACGCAAGGTTTATTTTTTCTCCGCCACCGGACGCGTGCTGATCAAGCGTTTGCGTCGAATCAATAACGATACCTTGTTGCAACGTGAACGTGACTATATCGAACGTTTGCAACATAGCCGGATCAGTGGCGATGTGGATCTGTTCTGA
- a CDS encoding CheR family methyltransferase: protein MMTGPNSETSSKREDRRREFPFSSLDFERARTLIYQFSGIALSASKNELVYSRLVRRVRALGLASLHDYLNRVEQQPEERTEFVNALTTNLTSFFREAHHFELLAKFLQQRSGPVRIWTGATSTGEEAYSIAITAIEAFGDWQPPVTIMASDVDSQVLNTARQAVYPIGQARNLSAERLRQFFQRGKAERAELMRVKPVVQQLVRFSLLNLQQAEWPLSGKFDAIFLRNVFIYFDKGSQYRILQKVKKLLAPDGLLFVGHSETLPHAQDLFRLHGKTVYRHTEAQQA, encoded by the coding sequence ATGATGACTGGGCCGAATTCTGAAACCTCTTCGAAGCGTGAAGACCGGCGACGGGAGTTTCCGTTCTCATCCTTGGATTTCGAGCGGGCACGCACGCTGATTTATCAATTCAGTGGCATTGCCTTGTCGGCCAGTAAAAATGAATTGGTCTATAGCCGCTTGGTGCGCCGGGTGCGAGCTCTGGGTTTGGCCAGCCTGCATGATTACCTGAACCGGGTAGAACAGCAGCCAGAGGAGCGCACGGAATTCGTCAACGCCTTGACAACCAACCTGACCTCGTTTTTTCGCGAGGCGCATCATTTCGAACTGCTGGCAAAATTTCTGCAACAACGCAGCGGCCCAGTGCGTATCTGGACTGGTGCCACCTCGACCGGCGAAGAAGCCTATTCGATTGCCATCACCGCTATTGAGGCGTTTGGTGATTGGCAACCGCCGGTGACGATTATGGCCAGTGATGTCGACAGTCAGGTGTTGAACACCGCTCGTCAGGCCGTGTATCCGATTGGCCAGGCCCGTAACCTGTCAGCGGAACGCTTGCGACAGTTTTTCCAACGCGGCAAGGCCGAGCGCGCCGAGTTGATGCGAGTGAAGCCTGTCGTACAACAACTGGTGCGTTTTTCGTTACTGAATCTGCAGCAAGCGGAATGGCCGCTGAGCGGAAAATTCGATGCCATTTTTCTGCGCAATGTGTTCATTTATTTCGACAAGGGTTCCCAGTACCGGATTCTGCAAAAGGTGAAGAAATTGCTGGCGCCCGATGGCCTGCTGTTTGTCGGGCATTCGGAGACCTTGCCCCACGCCCAGGATTTGTTTCGTTTGCACGGCAAAACCGTGTACCGACACACCGAGGCGCAGCAAGCATGA